From one Portunus trituberculatus isolate SZX2019 chromosome 30, ASM1759143v1, whole genome shotgun sequence genomic stretch:
- the LOC123510901 gene encoding uncharacterized protein LOC123510901 isoform X1, translating into MTPRGNTSGSIKGYLDVKIPARKRRSISLFRQHVMKVQVWKRRCWVVVRGDRSPEDAATRTNQLSLSVEIYTRHEGSADHPTEGTILHLDLVHRIRRAKSKSHPYAFEVCGRRGEALLYLSGQSETETQKWMAEIRNILWPPTHLEAISRAHGSTWEVSAISVGDAGADWTSLAGLYGRLAVREANLLIKDTHNGTTRVEWPLTSVQRVCVATGGEVEDEGKIFIVQTRQSHPCGEAYLYFFSPELSALLEGLHEAVSELISASAADNVSLISDLSELSGALSSVVVLPPRLPDPPKMRKATSVMDLAQIHELQPLCNVHTPPRLSSSQCNLAEEPRGEPPLPGRLLGHSRRRSMSETNLAKLCLDETDEELESRDDDLEDADLRQTDLPKDRTSSSGSYNSYRSTDSGVRLSASPSTHCDGGRYMSENATRRFVTKSDSLDSGVRACVKEDARTEATAEGDDSKKDATSGDGKSEGSSRRGMGALEEEPDVDTKVGAWCLQSARARRTFFTKNLNVACANYKDRKAVRQLNRTMSESYKEVVDKHDDYRRMSELPPVAKTCTVYEEIVDVLKPLSAASQQAKEHDYEELDKCRRDIKRSYSFQEKSKPPPLPPRRPKSFSPDPWAEEAMTKSGTLRKIFGLSFHSKSHSTDSMLDVETSGYDDITTLGSADVALVQAIGTLPRVRKKIGAERQTSRSASPKMSPKQKARSLFGVSPSRSPMIPRPKHLFLFKGSAREELQVSPHTKPPFKLHRQFSLQAQRTPSTDGSLADISTPETPQTQQQQQQQQQQQNSSHRQYWRPESAGGGTGQGTDGTVSDDASGAASKDSYAFLKSPKLMTKTFSFLKKFPKEKSGSLERQRKSGINFVPPQDPLTKFPNSYSMDSFAVEKGAQSCGTPSRDPEADWGDGDVLPGCRLRSMSYLPPASPAIRIPFHSHHDSTSTTPAGTPTSHSFSPLRKMSSPQPPSEAHGSCWSECESHLAPGGHPLPPREPPPPPAPHEPHYANLPHHDPEYMSMEEVRGTFRRISNASASEGRRDSGGYLSMGEIRLFQRPCEAPECPGCSMNQHDCPPEPQPQPPDEHEYMTMDDIQSVLHTEFPGIYSTSEEEKDLYKSCGFKSAPSSRKTSYCEGSDYLTPQEVGRMIRREVLAVRRGREGTSELSHHLHHHQHQHPQHLTTAHHYDPHPHHHLHHHLHPQQQQQQQQQQQQQSQQQDPSQHKQFHHHHH; encoded by the exons GTCACACCCGTATGCCTTCGAGGTGTGCGGacggcggggcgaggcgctGCTGTACCTGAGCGGCCAGagcgagacagagacacagaaatgGATGGCAGAGATCAGGAACATTCTATGGCCCCCTACACACCTAGAAGCCATCAGCAGAG CCCACGGCAGCACATGGGAGGTGAGCGCCATCAGTGTGGGAGACGCAGGAGCAGATTGGACGAGTCTGGCAGGGCTGTACGGCAGACTGGCAGTGAGGGAAGCCAACTTACTCATCAAAGACACGCACAATG GCACGACCCGGGTGGAGTGGCCGCTCACGTCAGTCCAGCGCGTGTGTGTGGCGACGGGCGGCGAGGTGGAGGACGAGGGGAAGATCTTCATTGTGCAGACCCGACA GTCCCACCCGTGCGGCGAGGCCTACCTCTACTTCTTCTCGCCGGAGCTGAGCGCCCTGTTGGAGGGCCTGCACGAGGCTGTCTCAGAACTTATATCCGCCTCGGCAGCCGACAACGTGTCCCTCATCAGTGACCTGTCGGAGCTGTCTGGCGCCCTCAGCTCCGTGGTGGTGCTACCGCCACGCTTGCCGGACCCTCCGAAGATGCGCAAGGCCACCTCTGTCATGGATCTGGCACAGATCCACGAGCTGCAGCCGCTGTGCAACGTACACACACCACCGCGGCTCAGCAGCAGCCAGTGCAATCTCGCCGAGGAGCCGCGGGGGGAGCCGCCCCTGCCGGGCCGCCTGCTGGGGCACTCCCGTCGCAGATCCATGAGCGAGACTAACCTGGCCAAGCTGTGCCTCGACGAGACCGACGAGGAGCTCGAGTCTCGCGATGACGACCTGGAGGACGCCGACCTGCGCCAGACTGACCTGCCTAAGGACCGCACCTCCTCCTCAGGCTCCTACAACTCCTACCGCTCCACAGACTCCGGCGTGCGGctctccgcctctccctccACGCACTGTGACGGCGGCCGGTACATGTCGGAGAACGCCACGCGGCGCTTTGTCACCAAATCAGACTCGTTGGACTCGGGCGTGAGGGCGTGCGTGAAAGAGGACGCGCGGACCGAGGCCACAGCAGAAGGTGACGACAGCAAAAAGGACGCCACGTCAGGAGACGGTAAATCTGAAGGGTCATCGCGGCGCGGAATGGGTGCCCTAGAGGAGGAGCCTGACGTGGACACCAAGGTCGGGGCGTGGTGCCTGCAGAGTGCTCGCGCCAGGAGGACATTCTTCACCAAGAACCTGAACGTGGCCTGTGCCAACTACAAGGACCGCAAGGCCGTGCGGCAGCTCAACAGGACCATGTCCGAGTCGTACAAGGAGGTGGTGGACAAGCACGACGACTACCGCCGCATGTCTGAGCTGCCTCCAGTGGCCAAAACGTGCACCGTGTACGAGGAAATCGTGGACGTGCTCAAACCGCTGAGCGCCGCCTCGCAGCAGGCCAAGGAGCACGATTACGAAGAGCTGGACAAGTGTCGCCGAGACATCAAGCGCAGCTACAGCTTCCAAGAGAAGTCcaagccgccgccgctgccgccacggCGACCCAAGTCCTTCTCGCCCGACCCCTGGGCCGAGGAGGCCATGACCAAGTCCGGCACCCTCAGAAAGATCTTCGGCCTCTCCTTCCACAGCAAGTCCCACTCCACAGACAGCATGCTGGACGTGGAGACCTCAGGCTACGACGACATCACCACGCTGGGCAGCGCCGACGTGGCGCTGGTGCAGGCCATCGGCACGCTGCCCAGGGTCAGGAAAAAAATCGGTGCTGAGCGTCAGACAAGCAGGTCGGCGTCCCCCAAGATGTCCCCCAAGCAGAAGGCAAGGTCCCTATTCGGGGTGTCCCCCAGCAGGTCCCCCATGATCCCGCGTCCCAAACACCTGTTCCTGTTCAAGGGATCGGCGCGCGAGGAGCTGCAGGTGTCGCCACACACTAAGCCGCCCTTCAAACTCCACAGACAGTTCTCCTTGCAGGCTCAGCGAACACCCAGCACGGACGGGTCTCTCGCAGACATCTCTACCCCAGAGACACCAcagacacagcagcagcagcagcaacaacagcagcagcagaattcGAGTCATCGACAGTACTGGCGGCCAGAGTCAGCAGGCGGAGGCACGGGACAAGGAACGGATGGTACGGTGAGCGACGACGCCAGCGGCGCCGCCTCTAAGGATTCCTACGCCTTCCTCAAGTCTCCTAAACTGATGACGAAAACCTTCAGTTTCTTGAAAAAGTTTCCGAAAGAAAAGTCTGGCTCGCTGGAGCGTCAACGAAAGTCTGGCATCAACTTTGTGCCTCCGCAAGACCCGCTCACCAAGTTCCCGAACAGCTACTCCATGGACAGCTTCGCCGTGGAGAAGGGCGCTCAGAGCTGCGGCACGCCTTCCAGGGATCCCGAGGCAGACTGGGGTGACGGAGACGTGCTACCGGGATGTCGCCTTCGCTCAATGTCCTATCTCCCACCCGCCTCGCCCGCCATCAGGATCCCTTTCCACTCCCACCACGACTCCACTTCCACCACCCCTGCCGGCACACCCACCAGTCACTCTTTCAGTCCTCTGCGCAAAATGAGTTCCCCGCAGCCCCCGTCCGAAGCACACGGGAGCTGCTGGAGTGAATGCGAGTCTCATCTGGCGCCCGGTGGTCACCCACTCCCTCCCCGcgagccgccgccgccccccGCGCCACACGAGCCGCACTACGCCAACCTGCCGCACCACGATCCAGAATACATGTCCATGGAGGAGGTGCGGGGCACCTTCAGGAGAATCTCCAACGCCTCCGCCAGCGAGGGGCGTCGAGACAGCGGCGGCTACCTTTCAATGGGCGAGATTCGATTATTTCAGCGGCCTTGCGAGGCTCCGGAGTGCCCCGGCTGCTCCATGAACCAGCACGACTGCCCGCCGGAGCCACAGCCGCAGCCCCCCGATGAGCACGAGTACATGACGATGGACGACATCCAGTCTGTGCTGCACACAGAGTTCCCGGGGATTTACTCCACCtccgaggaggagaaggacctGTACAAGAGCTGTGGGTTTAAGAGCGCCCCAAGTAGCCGCAAGACCTCCTACTGCGAGGGCTCCGACTACCTGACGCCGCAGGAGGTCGGGCGCATGATCCGGAGGGAGGTGCTGGCCGTGAGGCGAGGCCGGGAGGGAACCAGTGAGCTATcgcatcacctccaccaccaccagcaccagcaccccCAGCACCTCACCACCGCCCACCACTAtgacccccacccccaccaccacctccaccaccacctccacccacaacaacagcagcagcaacaacagcagcagcagcaacagtcgcAGCAGCAGGACCCTTCCCAACACAAgcaattccaccaccaccaccactaa
- the LOC123510901 gene encoding uncharacterized protein LOC123510901 isoform X3, giving the protein MTPRGNTSGSIKGYLDVKIPARKRRSISLFRVWKRRCWVVVRGDRSPEDAATRTNQLSLSVEIYTRHEGSADHPTEGTILHLDLVHRIRRAKSKSHPYAFEVCGRRGEALLYLSGQSETETQKWMAEIRNILWPPTHLEAISRAHGSTWEVSAISVGDAGADWTSLAGLYGRLAVREANLLIKDTHNGTTRVEWPLTSVQRVCVATGGEVEDEGKIFIVQTRQSHPCGEAYLYFFSPELSALLEGLHEAVSELISASAADNVSLISDLSELSGALSSVVVLPPRLPDPPKMRKATSVMDLAQIHELQPLCNVHTPPRLSSSQCNLAEEPRGEPPLPGRLLGHSRRRSMSETNLAKLCLDETDEELESRDDDLEDADLRQTDLPKDRTSSSGSYNSYRSTDSGVRLSASPSTHCDGGRYMSENATRRFVTKSDSLDSGVRACVKEDARTEATAEGDDSKKDATSGDGKSEGSSRRGMGALEEEPDVDTKVGAWCLQSARARRTFFTKNLNVACANYKDRKAVRQLNRTMSESYKEVVDKHDDYRRMSELPPVAKTCTVYEEIVDVLKPLSAASQQAKEHDYEELDKCRRDIKRSYSFQEKSKPPPLPPRRPKSFSPDPWAEEAMTKSGTLRKIFGLSFHSKSHSTDSMLDVETSGYDDITTLGSADVALVQAIGTLPRVRKKIGAERQTSRSASPKMSPKQKARSLFGVSPSRSPMIPRPKHLFLFKGSAREELQVSPHTKPPFKLHRQFSLQAQRTPSTDGSLADISTPETPQTQQQQQQQQQQQNSSHRQYWRPESAGGGTGQGTDGTVSDDASGAASKDSYAFLKSPKLMTKTFSFLKKFPKEKSGSLERQRKSGINFVPPQDPLTKFPNSYSMDSFAVEKGAQSCGTPSRDPEADWGDGDVLPGCRLRSMSYLPPASPAIRIPFHSHHDSTSTTPAGTPTSHSFSPLRKMSSPQPPSEAHGSCWSECESHLAPGGHPLPPREPPPPPAPHEPHYANLPHHDPEYMSMEEVRGTFRRISNASASEGRRDSGGYLSMGEIRLFQRPCEAPECPGCSMNQHDCPPEPQPQPPDEHEYMTMDDIQSVLHTEFPGIYSTSEEEKDLYKSCGFKSAPSSRKTSYCEGSDYLTPQEVGRMIRREVLAVRRGREGTSELSHHLHHHQHQHPQHLTTAHHYDPHPHHHLHHHLHPQQQQQQQQQQQQQSQQQDPSQHKQFHHHHH; this is encoded by the exons GTCACACCCGTATGCCTTCGAGGTGTGCGGacggcggggcgaggcgctGCTGTACCTGAGCGGCCAGagcgagacagagacacagaaatgGATGGCAGAGATCAGGAACATTCTATGGCCCCCTACACACCTAGAAGCCATCAGCAGAG CCCACGGCAGCACATGGGAGGTGAGCGCCATCAGTGTGGGAGACGCAGGAGCAGATTGGACGAGTCTGGCAGGGCTGTACGGCAGACTGGCAGTGAGGGAAGCCAACTTACTCATCAAAGACACGCACAATG GCACGACCCGGGTGGAGTGGCCGCTCACGTCAGTCCAGCGCGTGTGTGTGGCGACGGGCGGCGAGGTGGAGGACGAGGGGAAGATCTTCATTGTGCAGACCCGACA GTCCCACCCGTGCGGCGAGGCCTACCTCTACTTCTTCTCGCCGGAGCTGAGCGCCCTGTTGGAGGGCCTGCACGAGGCTGTCTCAGAACTTATATCCGCCTCGGCAGCCGACAACGTGTCCCTCATCAGTGACCTGTCGGAGCTGTCTGGCGCCCTCAGCTCCGTGGTGGTGCTACCGCCACGCTTGCCGGACCCTCCGAAGATGCGCAAGGCCACCTCTGTCATGGATCTGGCACAGATCCACGAGCTGCAGCCGCTGTGCAACGTACACACACCACCGCGGCTCAGCAGCAGCCAGTGCAATCTCGCCGAGGAGCCGCGGGGGGAGCCGCCCCTGCCGGGCCGCCTGCTGGGGCACTCCCGTCGCAGATCCATGAGCGAGACTAACCTGGCCAAGCTGTGCCTCGACGAGACCGACGAGGAGCTCGAGTCTCGCGATGACGACCTGGAGGACGCCGACCTGCGCCAGACTGACCTGCCTAAGGACCGCACCTCCTCCTCAGGCTCCTACAACTCCTACCGCTCCACAGACTCCGGCGTGCGGctctccgcctctccctccACGCACTGTGACGGCGGCCGGTACATGTCGGAGAACGCCACGCGGCGCTTTGTCACCAAATCAGACTCGTTGGACTCGGGCGTGAGGGCGTGCGTGAAAGAGGACGCGCGGACCGAGGCCACAGCAGAAGGTGACGACAGCAAAAAGGACGCCACGTCAGGAGACGGTAAATCTGAAGGGTCATCGCGGCGCGGAATGGGTGCCCTAGAGGAGGAGCCTGACGTGGACACCAAGGTCGGGGCGTGGTGCCTGCAGAGTGCTCGCGCCAGGAGGACATTCTTCACCAAGAACCTGAACGTGGCCTGTGCCAACTACAAGGACCGCAAGGCCGTGCGGCAGCTCAACAGGACCATGTCCGAGTCGTACAAGGAGGTGGTGGACAAGCACGACGACTACCGCCGCATGTCTGAGCTGCCTCCAGTGGCCAAAACGTGCACCGTGTACGAGGAAATCGTGGACGTGCTCAAACCGCTGAGCGCCGCCTCGCAGCAGGCCAAGGAGCACGATTACGAAGAGCTGGACAAGTGTCGCCGAGACATCAAGCGCAGCTACAGCTTCCAAGAGAAGTCcaagccgccgccgctgccgccacggCGACCCAAGTCCTTCTCGCCCGACCCCTGGGCCGAGGAGGCCATGACCAAGTCCGGCACCCTCAGAAAGATCTTCGGCCTCTCCTTCCACAGCAAGTCCCACTCCACAGACAGCATGCTGGACGTGGAGACCTCAGGCTACGACGACATCACCACGCTGGGCAGCGCCGACGTGGCGCTGGTGCAGGCCATCGGCACGCTGCCCAGGGTCAGGAAAAAAATCGGTGCTGAGCGTCAGACAAGCAGGTCGGCGTCCCCCAAGATGTCCCCCAAGCAGAAGGCAAGGTCCCTATTCGGGGTGTCCCCCAGCAGGTCCCCCATGATCCCGCGTCCCAAACACCTGTTCCTGTTCAAGGGATCGGCGCGCGAGGAGCTGCAGGTGTCGCCACACACTAAGCCGCCCTTCAAACTCCACAGACAGTTCTCCTTGCAGGCTCAGCGAACACCCAGCACGGACGGGTCTCTCGCAGACATCTCTACCCCAGAGACACCAcagacacagcagcagcagcagcaacaacagcagcagcagaattcGAGTCATCGACAGTACTGGCGGCCAGAGTCAGCAGGCGGAGGCACGGGACAAGGAACGGATGGTACGGTGAGCGACGACGCCAGCGGCGCCGCCTCTAAGGATTCCTACGCCTTCCTCAAGTCTCCTAAACTGATGACGAAAACCTTCAGTTTCTTGAAAAAGTTTCCGAAAGAAAAGTCTGGCTCGCTGGAGCGTCAACGAAAGTCTGGCATCAACTTTGTGCCTCCGCAAGACCCGCTCACCAAGTTCCCGAACAGCTACTCCATGGACAGCTTCGCCGTGGAGAAGGGCGCTCAGAGCTGCGGCACGCCTTCCAGGGATCCCGAGGCAGACTGGGGTGACGGAGACGTGCTACCGGGATGTCGCCTTCGCTCAATGTCCTATCTCCCACCCGCCTCGCCCGCCATCAGGATCCCTTTCCACTCCCACCACGACTCCACTTCCACCACCCCTGCCGGCACACCCACCAGTCACTCTTTCAGTCCTCTGCGCAAAATGAGTTCCCCGCAGCCCCCGTCCGAAGCACACGGGAGCTGCTGGAGTGAATGCGAGTCTCATCTGGCGCCCGGTGGTCACCCACTCCCTCCCCGcgagccgccgccgccccccGCGCCACACGAGCCGCACTACGCCAACCTGCCGCACCACGATCCAGAATACATGTCCATGGAGGAGGTGCGGGGCACCTTCAGGAGAATCTCCAACGCCTCCGCCAGCGAGGGGCGTCGAGACAGCGGCGGCTACCTTTCAATGGGCGAGATTCGATTATTTCAGCGGCCTTGCGAGGCTCCGGAGTGCCCCGGCTGCTCCATGAACCAGCACGACTGCCCGCCGGAGCCACAGCCGCAGCCCCCCGATGAGCACGAGTACATGACGATGGACGACATCCAGTCTGTGCTGCACACAGAGTTCCCGGGGATTTACTCCACCtccgaggaggagaaggacctGTACAAGAGCTGTGGGTTTAAGAGCGCCCCAAGTAGCCGCAAGACCTCCTACTGCGAGGGCTCCGACTACCTGACGCCGCAGGAGGTCGGGCGCATGATCCGGAGGGAGGTGCTGGCCGTGAGGCGAGGCCGGGAGGGAACCAGTGAGCTATcgcatcacctccaccaccaccagcaccagcaccccCAGCACCTCACCACCGCCCACCACTAtgacccccacccccaccaccacctccaccaccacctccacccacaacaacagcagcagcaacaacagcagcagcagcaacagtcgcAGCAGCAGGACCCTTCCCAACACAAgcaattccaccaccaccaccactaa
- the LOC123510901 gene encoding uncharacterized protein LOC123510901 isoform X2 codes for MTPRGNTSGSIKGYLDVKIPARKRRSISLFRVQVWKRRCWVVVRGDRSPEDAATRTNQLSLSVEIYTRHEGSADHPTEGTILHLDLVHRIRRAKSKSHPYAFEVCGRRGEALLYLSGQSETETQKWMAEIRNILWPPTHLEAISRAHGSTWEVSAISVGDAGADWTSLAGLYGRLAVREANLLIKDTHNGTTRVEWPLTSVQRVCVATGGEVEDEGKIFIVQTRQSHPCGEAYLYFFSPELSALLEGLHEAVSELISASAADNVSLISDLSELSGALSSVVVLPPRLPDPPKMRKATSVMDLAQIHELQPLCNVHTPPRLSSSQCNLAEEPRGEPPLPGRLLGHSRRRSMSETNLAKLCLDETDEELESRDDDLEDADLRQTDLPKDRTSSSGSYNSYRSTDSGVRLSASPSTHCDGGRYMSENATRRFVTKSDSLDSGVRACVKEDARTEATAEGDDSKKDATSGDGKSEGSSRRGMGALEEEPDVDTKVGAWCLQSARARRTFFTKNLNVACANYKDRKAVRQLNRTMSESYKEVVDKHDDYRRMSELPPVAKTCTVYEEIVDVLKPLSAASQQAKEHDYEELDKCRRDIKRSYSFQEKSKPPPLPPRRPKSFSPDPWAEEAMTKSGTLRKIFGLSFHSKSHSTDSMLDVETSGYDDITTLGSADVALVQAIGTLPRVRKKIGAERQTSRSASPKMSPKQKARSLFGVSPSRSPMIPRPKHLFLFKGSAREELQVSPHTKPPFKLHRQFSLQAQRTPSTDGSLADISTPETPQTQQQQQQQQQQQNSSHRQYWRPESAGGGTGQGTDGTVSDDASGAASKDSYAFLKSPKLMTKTFSFLKKFPKEKSGSLERQRKSGINFVPPQDPLTKFPNSYSMDSFAVEKGAQSCGTPSRDPEADWGDGDVLPGCRLRSMSYLPPASPAIRIPFHSHHDSTSTTPAGTPTSHSFSPLRKMSSPQPPSEAHGSCWSECESHLAPGGHPLPPREPPPPPAPHEPHYANLPHHDPEYMSMEEVRGTFRRISNASASEGRRDSGGYLSMGEIRLFQRPCEAPECPGCSMNQHDCPPEPQPQPPDEHEYMTMDDIQSVLHTEFPGIYSTSEEEKDLYKSCGFKSAPSSRKTSYCEGSDYLTPQEVGRMIRREVLAVRRGREGTSELSHHLHHHQHQHPQHLTTAHHYDPHPHHHLHHHLHPQQQQQQQQQQQQQSQQQDPSQHKQFHHHHH; via the exons GTCACACCCGTATGCCTTCGAGGTGTGCGGacggcggggcgaggcgctGCTGTACCTGAGCGGCCAGagcgagacagagacacagaaatgGATGGCAGAGATCAGGAACATTCTATGGCCCCCTACACACCTAGAAGCCATCAGCAGAG CCCACGGCAGCACATGGGAGGTGAGCGCCATCAGTGTGGGAGACGCAGGAGCAGATTGGACGAGTCTGGCAGGGCTGTACGGCAGACTGGCAGTGAGGGAAGCCAACTTACTCATCAAAGACACGCACAATG GCACGACCCGGGTGGAGTGGCCGCTCACGTCAGTCCAGCGCGTGTGTGTGGCGACGGGCGGCGAGGTGGAGGACGAGGGGAAGATCTTCATTGTGCAGACCCGACA GTCCCACCCGTGCGGCGAGGCCTACCTCTACTTCTTCTCGCCGGAGCTGAGCGCCCTGTTGGAGGGCCTGCACGAGGCTGTCTCAGAACTTATATCCGCCTCGGCAGCCGACAACGTGTCCCTCATCAGTGACCTGTCGGAGCTGTCTGGCGCCCTCAGCTCCGTGGTGGTGCTACCGCCACGCTTGCCGGACCCTCCGAAGATGCGCAAGGCCACCTCTGTCATGGATCTGGCACAGATCCACGAGCTGCAGCCGCTGTGCAACGTACACACACCACCGCGGCTCAGCAGCAGCCAGTGCAATCTCGCCGAGGAGCCGCGGGGGGAGCCGCCCCTGCCGGGCCGCCTGCTGGGGCACTCCCGTCGCAGATCCATGAGCGAGACTAACCTGGCCAAGCTGTGCCTCGACGAGACCGACGAGGAGCTCGAGTCTCGCGATGACGACCTGGAGGACGCCGACCTGCGCCAGACTGACCTGCCTAAGGACCGCACCTCCTCCTCAGGCTCCTACAACTCCTACCGCTCCACAGACTCCGGCGTGCGGctctccgcctctccctccACGCACTGTGACGGCGGCCGGTACATGTCGGAGAACGCCACGCGGCGCTTTGTCACCAAATCAGACTCGTTGGACTCGGGCGTGAGGGCGTGCGTGAAAGAGGACGCGCGGACCGAGGCCACAGCAGAAGGTGACGACAGCAAAAAGGACGCCACGTCAGGAGACGGTAAATCTGAAGGGTCATCGCGGCGCGGAATGGGTGCCCTAGAGGAGGAGCCTGACGTGGACACCAAGGTCGGGGCGTGGTGCCTGCAGAGTGCTCGCGCCAGGAGGACATTCTTCACCAAGAACCTGAACGTGGCCTGTGCCAACTACAAGGACCGCAAGGCCGTGCGGCAGCTCAACAGGACCATGTCCGAGTCGTACAAGGAGGTGGTGGACAAGCACGACGACTACCGCCGCATGTCTGAGCTGCCTCCAGTGGCCAAAACGTGCACCGTGTACGAGGAAATCGTGGACGTGCTCAAACCGCTGAGCGCCGCCTCGCAGCAGGCCAAGGAGCACGATTACGAAGAGCTGGACAAGTGTCGCCGAGACATCAAGCGCAGCTACAGCTTCCAAGAGAAGTCcaagccgccgccgctgccgccacggCGACCCAAGTCCTTCTCGCCCGACCCCTGGGCCGAGGAGGCCATGACCAAGTCCGGCACCCTCAGAAAGATCTTCGGCCTCTCCTTCCACAGCAAGTCCCACTCCACAGACAGCATGCTGGACGTGGAGACCTCAGGCTACGACGACATCACCACGCTGGGCAGCGCCGACGTGGCGCTGGTGCAGGCCATCGGCACGCTGCCCAGGGTCAGGAAAAAAATCGGTGCTGAGCGTCAGACAAGCAGGTCGGCGTCCCCCAAGATGTCCCCCAAGCAGAAGGCAAGGTCCCTATTCGGGGTGTCCCCCAGCAGGTCCCCCATGATCCCGCGTCCCAAACACCTGTTCCTGTTCAAGGGATCGGCGCGCGAGGAGCTGCAGGTGTCGCCACACACTAAGCCGCCCTTCAAACTCCACAGACAGTTCTCCTTGCAGGCTCAGCGAACACCCAGCACGGACGGGTCTCTCGCAGACATCTCTACCCCAGAGACACCAcagacacagcagcagcagcagcaacaacagcagcagcagaattcGAGTCATCGACAGTACTGGCGGCCAGAGTCAGCAGGCGGAGGCACGGGACAAGGAACGGATGGTACGGTGAGCGACGACGCCAGCGGCGCCGCCTCTAAGGATTCCTACGCCTTCCTCAAGTCTCCTAAACTGATGACGAAAACCTTCAGTTTCTTGAAAAAGTTTCCGAAAGAAAAGTCTGGCTCGCTGGAGCGTCAACGAAAGTCTGGCATCAACTTTGTGCCTCCGCAAGACCCGCTCACCAAGTTCCCGAACAGCTACTCCATGGACAGCTTCGCCGTGGAGAAGGGCGCTCAGAGCTGCGGCACGCCTTCCAGGGATCCCGAGGCAGACTGGGGTGACGGAGACGTGCTACCGGGATGTCGCCTTCGCTCAATGTCCTATCTCCCACCCGCCTCGCCCGCCATCAGGATCCCTTTCCACTCCCACCACGACTCCACTTCCACCACCCCTGCCGGCACACCCACCAGTCACTCTTTCAGTCCTCTGCGCAAAATGAGTTCCCCGCAGCCCCCGTCCGAAGCACACGGGAGCTGCTGGAGTGAATGCGAGTCTCATCTGGCGCCCGGTGGTCACCCACTCCCTCCCCGcgagccgccgccgccccccGCGCCACACGAGCCGCACTACGCCAACCTGCCGCACCACGATCCAGAATACATGTCCATGGAGGAGGTGCGGGGCACCTTCAGGAGAATCTCCAACGCCTCCGCCAGCGAGGGGCGTCGAGACAGCGGCGGCTACCTTTCAATGGGCGAGATTCGATTATTTCAGCGGCCTTGCGAGGCTCCGGAGTGCCCCGGCTGCTCCATGAACCAGCACGACTGCCCGCCGGAGCCACAGCCGCAGCCCCCCGATGAGCACGAGTACATGACGATGGACGACATCCAGTCTGTGCTGCACACAGAGTTCCCGGGGATTTACTCCACCtccgaggaggagaaggacctGTACAAGAGCTGTGGGTTTAAGAGCGCCCCAAGTAGCCGCAAGACCTCCTACTGCGAGGGCTCCGACTACCTGACGCCGCAGGAGGTCGGGCGCATGATCCGGAGGGAGGTGCTGGCCGTGAGGCGAGGCCGGGAGGGAACCAGTGAGCTATcgcatcacctccaccaccaccagcaccagcaccccCAGCACCTCACCACCGCCCACCACTAtgacccccacccccaccaccacctccaccaccacctccacccacaacaacagcagcagcaacaacagcagcagcagcaacagtcgcAGCAGCAGGACCCTTCCCAACACAAgcaattccaccaccaccaccactaa